From Sceloporus undulatus isolate JIND9_A2432 ecotype Alabama chromosome 6, SceUnd_v1.1, whole genome shotgun sequence, one genomic window encodes:
- the ZPR1 gene encoding zinc finger protein ZPR1 yields MSAFRALDPARGEPGGGSRAGAASSSSSAPGGLFRPLNAEDEEQQPTEIESLCMACFRQGVTRLLLTKIPFFKEIIVSSFTCGSCNWTNTEIQSAGRIQDQGVRYTLAVRNKQDMNREVVKTDCATARVPELDFEIPAFSQKGALTTLEGLIDRAITGLEQDQPGRQEIDTALAEKIDGFISKLKRLKEVESPFTFILDDPSGNSFVENPHAPLRDEVLVVTHYWRTAEQAAMLGIEAEEPHENSPDSADDLRNEVHQFNTNCPECNAPAITNMKLVQIPHFKEVIIMATNCDACGHRTNEVKSGGAIEPLGTKISLHITDSSDLTRDLLKSETCRVEIPELEFELGMGVLGGKFTTLEGLLKDIQGLVEKNPFTLGDSSNPDRTERLHAFSKKLQQILDGQLKVHFVLDDPAGNSYLQNVYAPEEDPEMNVERYERRFEQNEELGLNDMKTEGYETEPSSKR; encoded by the exons ATGTCGGCCTTCCGGGCGCTGGACCCGGCTAGAGGGGAGCCAGGCGGAGGCAGCAGAGCCGGGGCGGCCTCTTCGTCTTCCTCCGCCCCCGGAGGCCTCTTCCGGCCCCTGAACGCCGAGGACGAGGAACAGCAGCCGACCGAGATCGAGTCCCTTTGCATGGCTTGCTTCCGACAG GGAGTGACCCGGCTGCTGCTGACCAAGATCCCGTTCTTCAAGGAGATCATTGTCAGTTCCTTCACCTGCGGCAGCTGCAACTGGACCAACACAGAGATCCAGTCGGCCGGCCGGATCCAGGACCAAGGCGTCCGCTATACTTTGGCCGTGCGGAACAAGCAG GATATGAATAGGGAAGTGGTGAAGACTGACTGTGCCACAGCTAGAGTCCCTGAGCTAGACTTTGAAATCCCTGCTTTTTCTCAGAAGGGAG ctCTGACCACCCTTGAAGGGTTAATTGACAGAGCCATAACAGGACTGGAGCAGGACCAGCCGGGCCGCCAG GAAATTGATACAGCTCTGGCTGAAAAGATAGATGGATTCATCTCCAAGTTGAAGCGCTTGAAGGAAGTGGAATCACCCTTCACTTTT ATCCTAGATGACCCTTCTGGCAACAGCTTTGTGGAGAACCCTCATGCCCCACTGCGAGATGAAGTTCTGGTGGTCACCCATTACTGGAGAACTGCTGAGCAGGCGGCCATGCTGGGAATTGAG GCTGAGGAACCCCATGAAAACTCACCTGACTCTGCTGATGATCTCAGAAATGAG GTGCATCAGTTCAACACAAATTGCCCTGAATGTAATGCACCTGCTATTACAAACATGAAGCTGGTGC AGATTCCCCACTTCAAAGAAGTCATTATCATGGCCACAAACTGTGATGCCTGTGGGCATAGAACGAACGAG GTTAAATCAGGAGGAGCCATAGAACCGTTGGGAACCAAGATCTCCCTTCATATAACGGACTCATCGGATCTGACGAGAGATCTTCTGAAG TCTGAAACCTGCAGAGTGGAGATTCCAGAGCTAGAGTTCGAGTTAGGAATGGGAGTCCTGGGTGGCAAATTCACAACTCTGGAAGGACTGCTGAAGGACATCCAGGGTCTG GTGGAAAAAAACCCCTTCACCCTTGGAGACAGCTCTAACCCTGACAGAACTGAGAGACTCCATGCGTTCAGCAAGAAGCTGCAGCAG aTCCTGGATGGGCAGCTGAAGGTACATTTTGTCCTTGATGACCCTGCAGGGAACAGTTATCTCCAG AACGTCTATGCTCCTGAGGAAGACCCCGAGATGAATGTGGAACGCTATGAGCGGCGGTTTGAGCAGAATGAAGAGCTGGGCCTTAATGATATGAAGACGGAGGGCTATGagacagagccctcctccaagCGGTAG
- the BUD13 gene encoding BUD13 homolog isoform X1, giving the protein MAASGLSKAEYLRRRYLGGEEESEAKKRRRRKKKKEEEEGAKEAAVGRMRIVDDDDTSWKSVPVEQEKEDDEGDEGDLPVVAEFIDERPDEVKWMEVFRTSNKWKLLGEQNEVTQRTDRPAFVKSTNSSEAAKQKNPLHFPDQSPPERGRHNSPDQSPTRRGRHDSPDQSPPRRGHHDLLDQFAPRRGRHDSKDGSPTRRGHHESPDQSPPRRVRYDSPDQSPPRRGHHHTKNGSPPRWGRHDPPDQSPPRRAPHDSSDQSPPRRSCHNLPNLSVKRLHSGASINNSRPLSEGQQERFPKKDSAHLKRPATPEASAPRKKTHSSDANQLFPRKQPSSQGSPGHKKSHPRAPSPRKRQRHDSDSGSDSHSLPRGNARASSDSDLSPPRPSRNMLQWQNSPSDLSPPRRKHRGSSDSDLSPPRRGQAASKKTHRSKSPPDRSSPHWTEDSKERSSSQRGPQMLSGGKAGLVSAELLRREQQDLKRQGGSSSKHLEAQSQNAETVFRDKSGRKRDLKQERLEQQKKAEEKSEREEQYAKWGKGLAQSRQQQQNIEDAVKEMQKPLARYIDDQDLDKMLREQEREGDPMADFLRKKKAKEKKDTKEKPRYNGPAPPLNRFNIWPGYRWDGVDRSNGFEQKRFARIASKKAVQELAYKWSVEDM; this is encoded by the exons ATGGCGGCGTCTGGGCTGTCGAAGGCGGAGTACCTTCGGCGGCGCTATTTGGGAGGCGAGGAGGAGTCCGAGGCCAAGAAgcggcggaggaggaagaagaagaaggaggaggaggaaggggcgaaGGAGGCGGCGGTGGGCCG GATGCGCATAGTGGATGACGACGACACAAGCTGGAAAAGCGTTCCTGTGGAGCAGGAGAAAGAGGACGATGAAGGGGACGAGGGAGACTTGCCTGTG GTGGCAGAGTTCATTGATGAACGCCCAGATGAAGTCAAATGGATGGAAGTATTCCGCACCAGTAACAAATGGAAGCTGTTGGGAG AGCAAAATGAAGTGACCCAAAGAACTGACCGTCCTGCTTTTGTAAAATCAACAAATAG TTCAGAAGCTGCAAAGCAAAAAAACCCACTACATTTTCCAGACCAGTCCCCACCTGAGAGAGGCCGCCATAATTCCCCAGACCAGTCCCCAACCAGGAGGGGGCGCCATGACTCTCCAGACCAGTCTCCTCCCAGAAGGGGCCACCATGATTTGCTAGACCAGTTCGCACCCAGGAGGGGCCGCCATGACTCCAAAGACGGGTCTCCAACCAGGAGGGGCCACCATGAATCCCCAGACCAGTCCCCACCTAGGAGGGTCCGCTATGATTCGCCAGACCAGTCCCCACCTAGGAGGGGCCACCACCACACCAAAAATGGGTCCCCACCCAGGTGGGGCCGCCATGATCCACCAGACCAGTCTCCTCCCAGGAGGGCCCCCCACGATTCATCGGATCAGTCTCCACCCAGGAGAAGCTGCCACAACTTACCTAATTTATCTGTTAAAAGGCTCCATTCTGGAGCAAGCATAAATAATTCTAGACCTTTGAGTGAAGGCCAACAGGAGCGCTTCCCAAAGAAGGACTCTGCCCATCTGAAGAGGCCGGCTACTCCTGAAGCGTCAGCACCTCGGAAGAAAACACACAGTTCTGATGCAAACCAGTTGTTTCCTCGGAAACAGCCATCCTCCCAAG GCTCTCCAGGCCATAAGAAATCTCATCCGAGAGCACCTTCCCCAAGGAAGCGCCAGAGGCACGATTCTGATTCTGGTTCTGATTCCCACTCACTCCCGCGGGGCAATGCCAGAGCCTCCTCTGACTCAGATCTCTCCCCACCACGGCCCAGTCGCAACATGTTGCAATGGCAAAACTCTCCTTCAGATCTCTCCCCACCCAGAAGGAAGCACCGTGGGTCTTCGGACTCTGATTTGTCTCCTCCCCGAAGGGGTCAAGCGGCCTCAAAGAAAACCCACAGATCCAAGAGTCCTCCTGACCGTTCATCACCTCATTGGACTGAGGACTCCAAAGAGAGGAGCAGCAGCCAAAGG GGCCCTCAGATGCTCTCAGGTGGCAAGGCTGGCTTGGTATCAGCTGAGTTGCTACGGAGGGAGCAGCAGGATCTGAAGCGGCAGGGTGGAAGCAGCagcaaacatctggaag CTCAATCGCAAAATGCCGAAACTGTTTTCCGGGATAAATCGGGTCGAAAGAGGGACTTGAAGCAGGAGAGGCTGGAACAGCAgaagaaagcagaagagaaatCTGAGCGAGAGGAGCAGTATGCCAAGTGGGGGAAGGG CCTCGCACAgagcaggcagcagcagcagaatatAGAGGATGCTGTGAAGGAAATGCAGAAGCCTCTGGCCCGGTACATTGATGACCAAGACTTGGACAAGATGCTGcgggagcaggagagagaaggCGACCCCATGGCCGACTTCCTTAGGAAGAAGAAGGCCAAGGAGAAGAAAGACACAAAAG AAAAGCCAAGGTATAATGGACCAGCACCCCCACTCAACAGGTTTAATATCTGGCCTGGGTATCGCTGGGATGGAGTTGACAG ATCAAATGGTTTTGAGCAGAAGCGCTTTGCAAGAATTGCCAGCAAGAAGGCTGTGCAGGAGCTGGCCTACAAATGGAGTGTGGAGGACATGTAA
- the BUD13 gene encoding BUD13 homolog isoform X3, which yields MEAVGSSEAAKQKNPLHFPDQSPPERGRHNSPDQSPTRRGRHDSPDQSPPRRGHHDLLDQFAPRRGRHDSKDGSPTRRGHHESPDQSPPRRVRYDSPDQSPPRRGHHHTKNGSPPRWGRHDPPDQSPPRRAPHDSSDQSPPRRSCHNLPNLSVKRLHSGASINNSRPLSEGQQERFPKKDSAHLKRPATPEASAPRKKTHSSDANQLFPRKQPSSQGSPGHKKSHPRAPSPRKRQRHDSDSGSDSHSLPRGNARASSDSDLSPPRPSRNMLQWQNSPSDLSPPRRKHRGSSDSDLSPPRRGQAASKKTHRSKSPPDRSSPHWTEDSKERSSSQRGPQMLSGGKAGLVSAELLRREQQDLKRQGGSSSKHLEAQSQNAETVFRDKSGRKRDLKQERLEQQKKAEEKSEREEQYAKWGKGLAQSRQQQQNIEDAVKEMQKPLARYIDDQDLDKMLREQEREGDPMADFLRKKKAKEKKDTKEKPRYNGPAPPLNRFNIWPGYRWDGVDRSNGFEQKRFARIASKKAVQELAYKWSVEDM from the exons ATGGAAGCTGTTGGGAG TTCAGAAGCTGCAAAGCAAAAAAACCCACTACATTTTCCAGACCAGTCCCCACCTGAGAGAGGCCGCCATAATTCCCCAGACCAGTCCCCAACCAGGAGGGGGCGCCATGACTCTCCAGACCAGTCTCCTCCCAGAAGGGGCCACCATGATTTGCTAGACCAGTTCGCACCCAGGAGGGGCCGCCATGACTCCAAAGACGGGTCTCCAACCAGGAGGGGCCACCATGAATCCCCAGACCAGTCCCCACCTAGGAGGGTCCGCTATGATTCGCCAGACCAGTCCCCACCTAGGAGGGGCCACCACCACACCAAAAATGGGTCCCCACCCAGGTGGGGCCGCCATGATCCACCAGACCAGTCTCCTCCCAGGAGGGCCCCCCACGATTCATCGGATCAGTCTCCACCCAGGAGAAGCTGCCACAACTTACCTAATTTATCTGTTAAAAGGCTCCATTCTGGAGCAAGCATAAATAATTCTAGACCTTTGAGTGAAGGCCAACAGGAGCGCTTCCCAAAGAAGGACTCTGCCCATCTGAAGAGGCCGGCTACTCCTGAAGCGTCAGCACCTCGGAAGAAAACACACAGTTCTGATGCAAACCAGTTGTTTCCTCGGAAACAGCCATCCTCCCAAG GCTCTCCAGGCCATAAGAAATCTCATCCGAGAGCACCTTCCCCAAGGAAGCGCCAGAGGCACGATTCTGATTCTGGTTCTGATTCCCACTCACTCCCGCGGGGCAATGCCAGAGCCTCCTCTGACTCAGATCTCTCCCCACCACGGCCCAGTCGCAACATGTTGCAATGGCAAAACTCTCCTTCAGATCTCTCCCCACCCAGAAGGAAGCACCGTGGGTCTTCGGACTCTGATTTGTCTCCTCCCCGAAGGGGTCAAGCGGCCTCAAAGAAAACCCACAGATCCAAGAGTCCTCCTGACCGTTCATCACCTCATTGGACTGAGGACTCCAAAGAGAGGAGCAGCAGCCAAAGG GGCCCTCAGATGCTCTCAGGTGGCAAGGCTGGCTTGGTATCAGCTGAGTTGCTACGGAGGGAGCAGCAGGATCTGAAGCGGCAGGGTGGAAGCAGCagcaaacatctggaag CTCAATCGCAAAATGCCGAAACTGTTTTCCGGGATAAATCGGGTCGAAAGAGGGACTTGAAGCAGGAGAGGCTGGAACAGCAgaagaaagcagaagagaaatCTGAGCGAGAGGAGCAGTATGCCAAGTGGGGGAAGGG CCTCGCACAgagcaggcagcagcagcagaatatAGAGGATGCTGTGAAGGAAATGCAGAAGCCTCTGGCCCGGTACATTGATGACCAAGACTTGGACAAGATGCTGcgggagcaggagagagaaggCGACCCCATGGCCGACTTCCTTAGGAAGAAGAAGGCCAAGGAGAAGAAAGACACAAAAG AAAAGCCAAGGTATAATGGACCAGCACCCCCACTCAACAGGTTTAATATCTGGCCTGGGTATCGCTGGGATGGAGTTGACAG ATCAAATGGTTTTGAGCAGAAGCGCTTTGCAAGAATTGCCAGCAAGAAGGCTGTGCAGGAGCTGGCCTACAAATGGAGTGTGGAGGACATGTAA
- the APOA4 gene encoding apolipoprotein A-IV, with protein MSLKGAAFFFGLLAIIAGAQAEVSADQVADVVWNYFTQLSTNAKETVDQLQQSEISKQLNSLFQDNFEAVSTYAGELQKQVVPFATKLHSQLAEDSEKVKEQIQRELDQLRARITPHAEEVRRQIASTIQNLQTQLRPYAEELRTQVNQNAAEMRQRLEPLAQEMQAKLRENAGSLQASLSPYADQLQQQIEQQVAAVKGTLDPYANKLKAEADRTLEELRAGLSPFAQDVQDQLNHQLEGLSFQMKKGAEELRMKLSKGAEDLEAKLSPLAQELREKLQQDLQESLAPYVDSLSGKIDGRIEEFRQTVGPYGENFNQLLVQKVDEMRKTLEPYADGAGDHLSFLEKNVRDNLASFFNTLKQKVDQMEEKETPASPSLDSDSS; from the exons GGGCCCAGGCTGAGGTCAGCGCTGACCAGGTGGCCGATGTGGTTTGGAATTACTTTACCCAGCTGAGCACCAATGCCAAGGAGACAGTGGACCAGCTCCAGCAGTCGGAGATCAGCAAGCAACTCAA tTCTCTCTTCCAGGACAATTTTGAGGCTGTCAGCACCTACGCTGGGGAACTCCAGAAGCAGGTGGTCCCCTTTGCCACCAAGCTCCATAGTCAGCTGGCAGAAGACTCTGAGAAGGTGAAGGAGCAAATCCAGCGGGAGCTGGACCAACTCCGAGCCAGGATCACTCCCCACGCTGAAGAGGTCCGCCGCCAGATAGCCAGCACCATCCAGAACCTCCAGACCCAGCTGAGACCCTATGCTGAGGAGTTGCGCACGCAGGTGAACCAAAATGCTGCTGAGATGCGCCAGAGGTTGGAGCCCTTGGCACAAGAGATGCAGGCCAAGCTGCGTGAGAACGCGGGCAGCCTCCAAGCCTCCCTCTCCCCCTACGCTGACCAGCTACAGCAGCAGATCGAGCAGCAGGTAGCGGCAGTCAAGGGGACACTGGACCCCTATGCCAACAAGCTCAAGGCTGAGGCAGATCGGACCCTGGAAGAGCTGCGTGCTGGCCTCTCGCCATTCGCCCAGGACGTCCAGGATCAGCTCAATCACCAGCTGGAGGGTCTCTCCTTCCAAATGAAGAAGGGTGCTGAGGAGCTGCGGATGAAGCTCTCCAAGGGGGCTGAAGACCTGGAGGCAAAGCTGAGCCCTCTGGCACAAGAGCTGAGGGAGAAGTTGCAGCAGGACCTGCAGGAATCCCTGGCCCCTTACGTGGACAGCTTGAGTGGGAAGATCGATGGACGCATTGAGGAGTTCCGTCAAACAGTGGGGCCTTATGGGGAGAACTTCAACCAGCTCCTGGTGCAGAAGGTGGATGAGATGAGGAAGACATTGGAGCCCTACGCCGATGGGGCAGGAGACCACCTGAGTTTCCTGGAGAAGAACGTGAGGGACAATCTCGCTTCCTTCTTCAACACCCTCAAACAGAAGGTGGACCAGATGGAGGAAAAGGAAACACCAGCGTCCCCCTCCTTGGACAGCGACAGCTCATAG
- the BUD13 gene encoding BUD13 homolog isoform X2, whose amino-acid sequence MRIVDDDDTSWKSVPVEQEKEDDEGDEGDLPVVAEFIDERPDEVKWMEVFRTSNKWKLLGEQNEVTQRTDRPAFVKSTNSSEAAKQKNPLHFPDQSPPERGRHNSPDQSPTRRGRHDSPDQSPPRRGHHDLLDQFAPRRGRHDSKDGSPTRRGHHESPDQSPPRRVRYDSPDQSPPRRGHHHTKNGSPPRWGRHDPPDQSPPRRAPHDSSDQSPPRRSCHNLPNLSVKRLHSGASINNSRPLSEGQQERFPKKDSAHLKRPATPEASAPRKKTHSSDANQLFPRKQPSSQGSPGHKKSHPRAPSPRKRQRHDSDSGSDSHSLPRGNARASSDSDLSPPRPSRNMLQWQNSPSDLSPPRRKHRGSSDSDLSPPRRGQAASKKTHRSKSPPDRSSPHWTEDSKERSSSQRGPQMLSGGKAGLVSAELLRREQQDLKRQGGSSSKHLEAQSQNAETVFRDKSGRKRDLKQERLEQQKKAEEKSEREEQYAKWGKGLAQSRQQQQNIEDAVKEMQKPLARYIDDQDLDKMLREQEREGDPMADFLRKKKAKEKKDTKEKPRYNGPAPPLNRFNIWPGYRWDGVDRSNGFEQKRFARIASKKAVQELAYKWSVEDM is encoded by the exons ATGCGCATAGTGGATGACGACGACACAAGCTGGAAAAGCGTTCCTGTGGAGCAGGAGAAAGAGGACGATGAAGGGGACGAGGGAGACTTGCCTGTG GTGGCAGAGTTCATTGATGAACGCCCAGATGAAGTCAAATGGATGGAAGTATTCCGCACCAGTAACAAATGGAAGCTGTTGGGAG AGCAAAATGAAGTGACCCAAAGAACTGACCGTCCTGCTTTTGTAAAATCAACAAATAG TTCAGAAGCTGCAAAGCAAAAAAACCCACTACATTTTCCAGACCAGTCCCCACCTGAGAGAGGCCGCCATAATTCCCCAGACCAGTCCCCAACCAGGAGGGGGCGCCATGACTCTCCAGACCAGTCTCCTCCCAGAAGGGGCCACCATGATTTGCTAGACCAGTTCGCACCCAGGAGGGGCCGCCATGACTCCAAAGACGGGTCTCCAACCAGGAGGGGCCACCATGAATCCCCAGACCAGTCCCCACCTAGGAGGGTCCGCTATGATTCGCCAGACCAGTCCCCACCTAGGAGGGGCCACCACCACACCAAAAATGGGTCCCCACCCAGGTGGGGCCGCCATGATCCACCAGACCAGTCTCCTCCCAGGAGGGCCCCCCACGATTCATCGGATCAGTCTCCACCCAGGAGAAGCTGCCACAACTTACCTAATTTATCTGTTAAAAGGCTCCATTCTGGAGCAAGCATAAATAATTCTAGACCTTTGAGTGAAGGCCAACAGGAGCGCTTCCCAAAGAAGGACTCTGCCCATCTGAAGAGGCCGGCTACTCCTGAAGCGTCAGCACCTCGGAAGAAAACACACAGTTCTGATGCAAACCAGTTGTTTCCTCGGAAACAGCCATCCTCCCAAG GCTCTCCAGGCCATAAGAAATCTCATCCGAGAGCACCTTCCCCAAGGAAGCGCCAGAGGCACGATTCTGATTCTGGTTCTGATTCCCACTCACTCCCGCGGGGCAATGCCAGAGCCTCCTCTGACTCAGATCTCTCCCCACCACGGCCCAGTCGCAACATGTTGCAATGGCAAAACTCTCCTTCAGATCTCTCCCCACCCAGAAGGAAGCACCGTGGGTCTTCGGACTCTGATTTGTCTCCTCCCCGAAGGGGTCAAGCGGCCTCAAAGAAAACCCACAGATCCAAGAGTCCTCCTGACCGTTCATCACCTCATTGGACTGAGGACTCCAAAGAGAGGAGCAGCAGCCAAAGG GGCCCTCAGATGCTCTCAGGTGGCAAGGCTGGCTTGGTATCAGCTGAGTTGCTACGGAGGGAGCAGCAGGATCTGAAGCGGCAGGGTGGAAGCAGCagcaaacatctggaag CTCAATCGCAAAATGCCGAAACTGTTTTCCGGGATAAATCGGGTCGAAAGAGGGACTTGAAGCAGGAGAGGCTGGAACAGCAgaagaaagcagaagagaaatCTGAGCGAGAGGAGCAGTATGCCAAGTGGGGGAAGGG CCTCGCACAgagcaggcagcagcagcagaatatAGAGGATGCTGTGAAGGAAATGCAGAAGCCTCTGGCCCGGTACATTGATGACCAAGACTTGGACAAGATGCTGcgggagcaggagagagaaggCGACCCCATGGCCGACTTCCTTAGGAAGAAGAAGGCCAAGGAGAAGAAAGACACAAAAG AAAAGCCAAGGTATAATGGACCAGCACCCCCACTCAACAGGTTTAATATCTGGCCTGGGTATCGCTGGGATGGAGTTGACAG ATCAAATGGTTTTGAGCAGAAGCGCTTTGCAAGAATTGCCAGCAAGAAGGCTGTGCAGGAGCTGGCCTACAAATGGAGTGTGGAGGACATGTAA
- the APOA5 gene encoding apolipoprotein A-V, with protein sequence MGVRLAGGCSQGAKRPLCALTVHYIKGESQHPQDSPKRRQPTPCKESPRIIMSPQTTLLAVFLVTFSVSHSHPLQNSFGDYISQLTHDKDGAEQAQRFKLGQGTTKNLKERLQDGANHMGNILEKLAPLSSGFQPWFYQDADGLQKLIKREMEGLRMKLSPYMDEVGQQISRTLENLRSRLTPVMEELLGQVSLHARELHQQVRFDLSLMSHSLGNVDEIQMFATSYGEKMAFLTDHVKAIFHPYVDRLVSEIRRSVDELHRNVVPQSTATREQLSQYIQEFSEKLTLNVQDLHLNIERSLEHLKGQLSLHSTILAAWHSASGRQRSLGQDAGTYLDAMGQEVQERIEEFRRDTVLQIDNFTRALDREMGEMKLKLSTPPSYLGELQENPIPLEDLHTRLDSLWKDISQGLKELSSSLS encoded by the exons ATGGGAGTCAGGCTGGCTGGGGGCTGCAGCCAAGGCGCCAAAAGGCCCCTGTGCGCTTTGACGGTGCATTATATAAAAGGAGAATCACAGCATCCCCAGGATTCACCCAAGAGAAGGCAGCCAACACCCTGCAAAGAG agtCCCAGGATCATCATGTCCCCCCAAACGACACTTCTAGCAGTGTTCCTGGTGACCTTCTCAG TTTCCCATTCTCACCCTTTGCAGAACAGTTTCGGGGACTACATTAGTCAATTGACGCATGACAAGGATGGTGCGGAACAAGCCCAGCGGTTCAAACTAGGGCAAGGGACAACAAA aaacttgaaggaacgcctccaaGATGGAGCCAACCACATGGGCAATATTCTTGAGAAGTTGGCCCCACTGAGCAGTGGGTTCCAACCCTGGTTCTACCAAGATGCAGATGGCCTTCAGAAGCTCATCAAGAGGGAAATGGAAGGCCTCCGCATGAAGCTCTCTCCTTACATGGATGAGGTGGGCCAACAAATCAGCCGGACCTTGGAAAATCTGCGTTCCCGCCTGACTCCCGTCATGGAGGAGCTGCTAGGCCAGGTCTCTTTGCATGCAAGGGAGCTGCACCAGCAGGTCAGGTTTGACCTCAGCCTGATGAGCCACTCGCTTGGCAATGTGGATGAAATCCAGATGTTTGCAACCTCTTATGGGGAAAAGATGGCTTTTCTCACCGACCACGTGAAGGCCATTTTCCACCCTTACGTTGACCGGCTTGTAAGTGAGATCCGCCGTAGTGTGGATGAGCTCCACAGAAACGTGGTGCCTCAGTCCACCGCCACTCGGGAACAACTTAGCCAGTACATACAAGAGTTCTCTGAGAAGCTGACCCTCAATGTTCAGGAcctccacctcaacattgagAGAAGCCTGGAGCACCTGAAGGGGCAGCTGAGCCTTCATTCAACCATCTTGGCTGCATGGCACTCCGCCTCTGGTCGGCAGAGAAGTCTTGGGCAGGACGCAGGGACCTACTTGGATGCTATGGGTCAGGAGGTCCAGGAGAGGATTGAGGAATTCAGAAGAGACACCGTCCTTCAAATAGACAACTTCACAAGGGCCCTGGACAGGGAAATGGGAGAAATGAAGCTCAAGCTGTCAACACCCCCTTCCTATTTGGGGGAGCTGCAGGAAAACCCCATACCCCTGGAGGATTTGCACACAAGACTTGACTCCCTGTGGAAAGACATTTCTCAGGGTCTCAAAGAGCTGAGCAGCAGCCTTTCCTGA